The following are encoded together in the Flavihumibacter fluvii genome:
- a CDS encoding DUF1254 domain-containing protein: protein MMKSMLAAFAVSVFYLWACNNSNSPADSNAGTDSTNAAAQPTPEAVEKLVQEAYFHCFPIVENYKAMYAYAVDKSSPKYLPFNTAYKSTALYSPADKFVVSPNNDTYYTTANLDLRAEPVIIKVPEVKDRYYSFQLTSMVTDNFGYIGTNSTGSKAGVYAITAPTFSGQLPEGVVEIKSPSALVGLIGRTGVNADDPNDVKKAKSVLEKYQVGVMSKYYPGFPPKPAEPINFPVYKEEDKSNEGFFALLNFLLAYTKLSADEQGIINSYKAIGIEAGKPYTFYTDHPQWQPAIRNGIKQAIAKIDSSSKHLGKVVNGWSMFPLGDYFGNNYTDRTNIAKMGIYANSPKEAYYPLAFTDSNGEILDGKNNYSITFPAGNLPPAKYFWSLTMYENSTQLLVANPLKRYSIGDRTKSMKPNADGSLTIYLGHAEPKQGRGNWLPAPAAGFNVMMRIYGPKDNVLDGSWAPPGITRL, encoded by the coding sequence ATGATGAAATCAATGTTGGCAGCATTTGCTGTAAGTGTTTTCTATTTATGGGCCTGTAACAATTCAAATTCTCCTGCTGATTCGAATGCCGGCACAGATTCGACAAATGCCGCAGCTCAACCCACACCCGAAGCGGTAGAAAAATTAGTGCAGGAAGCCTATTTTCATTGCTTTCCCATTGTGGAGAATTACAAGGCCATGTATGCGTATGCTGTGGACAAAAGCTCACCTAAATACCTGCCTTTTAATACAGCGTATAAATCCACAGCACTTTACTCACCGGCAGACAAATTTGTCGTGAGCCCCAACAATGACACTTACTATACAACGGCCAATCTTGATTTGCGTGCTGAACCGGTTATTATAAAAGTACCAGAAGTAAAAGACCGCTATTATTCTTTCCAGCTCACCAGCATGGTAACAGATAATTTCGGCTATATCGGCACTAATTCAACCGGATCGAAAGCTGGTGTGTATGCCATTACCGCACCCACCTTTTCAGGCCAGCTGCCGGAAGGTGTGGTAGAAATAAAATCACCCAGTGCGCTGGTGGGCCTGATTGGCAGAACCGGTGTTAATGCTGATGACCCCAATGATGTGAAAAAGGCAAAAAGCGTACTCGAAAAATACCAGGTTGGGGTGATGAGCAAATATTATCCCGGCTTCCCGCCGAAACCGGCCGAACCAATTAATTTTCCCGTTTACAAGGAAGAAGATAAATCCAATGAAGGATTTTTTGCGCTGCTGAATTTTTTGTTGGCCTACACAAAACTTAGTGCCGATGAGCAGGGTATCATCAACAGCTACAAAGCCATAGGTATTGAAGCGGGTAAGCCATATACTTTTTATACTGACCACCCGCAATGGCAACCTGCAATTAGGAACGGCATTAAGCAGGCCATAGCAAAAATTGATTCCTCCTCGAAACATTTGGGCAAAGTTGTGAACGGCTGGTCCATGTTTCCCCTGGGCGATTATTTTGGCAACAACTATACCGATCGCACCAACATTGCTAAAATGGGCATTTATGCCAACTCGCCGAAGGAAGCCTATTATCCATTGGCTTTTACAGATTCCAATGGGGAAATATTAGATGGTAAGAATAATTACAGCATCACTTTCCCCGCAGGCAACCTGCCGCCGGCTAAATATTTCTGGTCACTTACGATGTATGAGAACAGCACGCAACTATTAGTCGCGAATCCGCTTAAACGGTATTCCATTGGCGACCGCACCAAAAGCATGAAGCCAAATGCCGATGGGTCATTGACCATTTATCTTGGCCACGCAGAACCAAAGCAGGGCCGGGGTAATTGGTTGCCTGCACCTGCCGCCGGCTTCAATGTGATGATGCGGATCTATGGCCCTAAAGATAATGTGCTGGATGGCTCATGGGCGCCACCTGGTATCACCAGGCTCTAA
- a CDS encoding sarcosine oxidase subunit gamma translates to MIRKESPLQGINIGTVATVAIRELPGLPTIDLRVAPGSATQAAIAEALGMHLPGKPGQTKVVSVSGEAEAHALCLAPDWWLIVGSPEAEKQLAPLLMKGEDHFSVVDVSGQRTTIELEGPTVREVLAHLWEQDLREKSFPVGSVSQGLMAKAPVIVWHKAPFYYRIMVRSSFALHLWKALADAAAEWA, encoded by the coding sequence ATGATCAGGAAAGAAAGTCCGCTACAAGGAATAAACATAGGAACCGTGGCAACGGTGGCGATTCGCGAATTGCCCGGACTGCCTACCATCGATCTGCGAGTGGCACCCGGGAGCGCAACGCAGGCCGCAATTGCTGAAGCGCTGGGCATGCACCTGCCGGGGAAGCCAGGCCAAACCAAGGTGGTGTCAGTATCCGGTGAAGCTGAAGCCCATGCCCTGTGCCTTGCACCGGACTGGTGGCTTATTGTAGGATCCCCCGAAGCAGAGAAGCAGCTCGCACCGCTGCTGATGAAAGGCGAGGATCATTTCAGCGTAGTGGATGTCAGCGGCCAGCGAACCACGATTGAACTGGAAGGACCTACCGTTCGGGAAGTGCTCGCCCATCTTTGGGAGCAGGATCTCCGGGAAAAAAGTTTCCCTGTTGGCAGTGTCTCCCAGGGACTGATGGCGAAGGCACCGGTGATCGTGTGGCACAAGGCCCCGTTTTATTATCGTATCATGGTGCGAAGTTCTTTTGCTCTGCACTTGTGGAAGGCGCTGGCAGACGCGGCGGCGGAGTGGGCGTAA
- a CDS encoding DUF2256 domain-containing protein translates to MAMKKKDLPVKICAACQRPFTWRKKWVKVWEEVKYCSDRCRKKR, encoded by the coding sequence ATGGCAATGAAGAAAAAAGACCTGCCGGTAAAAATCTGTGCGGCCTGCCAGCGTCCATTCACCTGGCGCAAGAAATGGGTGAAGGTTTGGGAGGAAGTGAAATATTGCAGCGACCGGTGCAGGAAGAAGCGGTGA
- a CDS encoding sarcosine oxidase subunit delta: MLYIPCPHCGLRNETEFHYGAEAGVAYPEPNALTDSEWAKYLHIRANPKGWLAERWVHFAGCGRWFNLWRNTITHEIGPAWLPFTTAPKAPGNIGQEGPRV, translated from the coding sequence ATGTTGTATATACCTTGTCCACATTGTGGACTGCGTAACGAAACCGAGTTTCATTACGGCGCTGAGGCCGGGGTAGCTTACCCGGAGCCCAATGCGCTGACCGACAGCGAATGGGCGAAATACCTGCACATCCGTGCCAACCCAAAGGGCTGGCTTGCTGAGCGATGGGTGCATTTCGCCGGATGTGGCCGTTGGTTCAACCTATGGCGCAATACCATCACCCATGAGATCGGGCCGGCATGGCTCCCCTTCACCACAGCACCAAAAGCGCCCGGTAACATTGGGCAGGAGGGCCCGAGGGTATGA
- a CDS encoding type II toxin-antitoxin system HigB family toxin, whose translation MFNIITRRTLLDFCKKYPAAAIALQEWYHELLNCDFKNFNELKQVYGNASLIADDRVVFNIMGNKYRLVVRIIFEFKAIQVKWFGTHAEYDKIDVTTVQNKKK comes from the coding sequence GTGTTTAACATTATTACAAGAAGAACATTACTGGATTTTTGTAAAAAATACCCCGCTGCAGCAATAGCGCTGCAGGAGTGGTATCATGAACTGCTAAATTGTGATTTTAAAAACTTTAATGAATTAAAACAGGTATATGGAAATGCAAGCCTGATAGCAGATGACCGGGTAGTATTTAATATCATGGGTAATAAATACAGGTTGGTGGTACGGATTATATTTGAGTTTAAGGCCATCCAGGTAAAATGGTTTGGTACACACGCCGAATATGACAAAATTGATGTTACAACCGTTCAAAACAAGAAAAAATAA
- a CDS encoding cryptochrome/photolyase family protein translates to MAAVTIIFPHQLFREHPAIQPGTPVYLIEEKLFFTQLNFHKQKLVLHRASMKYYESWLQEQGIKVVYIEAQHEHADTRRLVGALAAEGISEISYADPVDDWLQQRLERAGQEHQLQLNQYPTPNFLNQPADVAAFFRNKQRYFQTDFYTWQRKQRQLLLDADQKPLGGKWTFDADNRQKFPKQETVPEVSPAKENTWVAEARAYVMQHFGANYGAVEPFIYPVTFADAATWLQAFLQQRFEKFGVYEDAMVAKESFLYHAVLTPMLNIGLLSPATIITTALQAASQQNIPLNSTEGFIRQVVGWREFIRIVYDREGSRQRTRNYWGFTRKIPPSFWQGTTGIAPIDLVVKKVLATGYCHHIERLMVLGNFMLLCEFDPDEVYRWFMELFIDAYDWVMVPNVYGMTQFADGGLMTTKPYISGSNYLLKMSDFPKGDWTATWDALFWRFMHVHRDFFLTNPRLGMLVKTFDKMPKEKQQAHLTTAENYLNSLWQ, encoded by the coding sequence ATGGCTGCCGTTACGATCATTTTCCCACACCAGTTGTTCCGGGAACACCCTGCAATTCAACCAGGCACACCTGTGTATCTTATTGAAGAAAAACTGTTCTTTACGCAGTTAAATTTTCACAAACAGAAACTGGTTTTGCACAGGGCATCGATGAAGTACTATGAAAGCTGGTTGCAGGAACAGGGTATTAAGGTAGTGTATATAGAAGCGCAACACGAGCATGCAGATACCAGGCGCCTCGTTGGAGCCTTAGCGGCCGAAGGGATTTCTGAAATAAGCTATGCGGATCCGGTAGATGACTGGTTGCAGCAGCGACTGGAACGCGCTGGCCAGGAGCATCAGCTGCAGCTTAACCAGTACCCCACGCCCAACTTTCTCAACCAGCCGGCTGATGTGGCCGCCTTCTTCAGGAATAAGCAGCGGTATTTTCAAACCGACTTTTATACCTGGCAACGTAAGCAGCGGCAATTGTTGCTGGATGCCGACCAAAAACCGCTTGGGGGCAAATGGACTTTCGATGCGGACAACCGCCAGAAATTTCCAAAGCAGGAAACAGTGCCTGAAGTTAGTCCGGCCAAAGAGAACACCTGGGTAGCAGAAGCCAGGGCGTATGTGATGCAACATTTCGGTGCGAATTATGGCGCTGTTGAACCCTTCATCTACCCCGTAACATTTGCGGATGCAGCAACCTGGTTGCAGGCATTCCTGCAACAGCGATTCGAAAAGTTTGGCGTGTATGAAGATGCCATGGTGGCTAAGGAATCCTTCCTCTATCATGCTGTGCTTACGCCCATGCTCAATATCGGGTTGCTGAGTCCCGCCACAATAATTACTACTGCACTGCAAGCAGCTTCGCAGCAAAACATTCCACTCAACTCAACAGAAGGATTCATCCGCCAGGTTGTTGGCTGGCGGGAGTTTATACGTATTGTATACGATCGGGAAGGAAGCCGGCAGCGCACCAGGAATTACTGGGGCTTTACGCGAAAGATTCCACCCTCCTTTTGGCAGGGCACTACGGGTATCGCACCGATTGACCTTGTTGTGAAAAAAGTATTGGCCACCGGGTATTGCCACCATATCGAGCGATTGATGGTGCTCGGCAATTTTATGCTGCTCTGTGAATTCGATCCCGATGAAGTGTATCGCTGGTTTATGGAATTGTTCATTGATGCCTATGACTGGGTGATGGTGCCCAATGTATATGGCATGACGCAGTTTGCCGATGGCGGACTGATGACCACCAAACCCTATATCAGCGGCAGTAATTATTTGCTGAAGATGAGTGACTTCCCGAAAGGCGACTGGACAGCCACCTGGGATGCCCTCTTCTGGCGGTTCATGCATGTGCACCGCGATTTCTTTCTGACGAATCCGCGGTTAGGTATGCTCGTGAAAACCTTTGATAAGATGCCCAAAGAAAAACAACAGGCACATCTTACTACAGCAGAAAACTACCTGAACAGTTTATGGCAATGA
- a CDS encoding helix-turn-helix domain-containing protein codes for MELKIIKTKKQYQEYLDWVDKQFNNHIKPNSSQGEKLQVALLLIKQYEDIHYPVPLPDPIEVIKLKMQDLGLKNKDLVGKVGSKGYVSALLNKRKPLTLELARLFHRELSIPADVLLS; via the coding sequence ATGGAACTTAAAATAATTAAAACCAAAAAGCAGTACCAGGAATATCTTGACTGGGTTGACAAGCAATTTAATAATCATATTAAACCGAACAGCTCTCAAGGAGAAAAATTACAGGTTGCACTACTACTGATTAAGCAATACGAGGATATACATTATCCGGTTCCTTTACCTGATCCTATCGAAGTTATTAAACTGAAAATGCAGGATCTTGGCCTGAAAAATAAAGATTTGGTGGGAAAAGTTGGAAGCAAAGGATATGTATCTGCCCTTCTCAATAAACGGAAGCCGCTTACATTAGAATTAGCAAGATTATTCCATCGGGAATTGAGTATTCCGGCGGATGTATTGTTATCCTGA
- a CDS encoding glycine cleavage T C-terminal barrel domain-containing protein, with protein sequence MSEVTFSFDDKPYKGHHGEPMAAALLRSGLLSITNSTYHGRPRGIVGLGVEEPNAIVQLVSGTQESMLPATVIEVADGLAARSLTGIGALPDLPEEARYDKTNRYVDALVVGAGLAGLKAADELLREGHEVLLIDDQPGPGGHLRHLGLELPPALRDVLAHKNLTYLCRCTAIGLYDQNYIVAIERRSDHLGNAAPDSRARIRVWHIRADRVVLAPGAFQRPLIFANNDRPGIMLSHAAATYVAVHGVRVFSTAVVATADNQGYRDALRLHQSGVAVQAIYDARPGAGGPSVDAARAAGIPIRFRTTVLDTDSNAAGTFDSVIIRDLDTNETFQIKADLLAVSGGWTPIVDLATHIGIKPKWSAEHAAFLVSQSTDRLRTAGMLAGDFGGDDDPLVFFGPALDEEQSRHAYIDLQRDATLHELRRAVGAGLHSIEHIKRYTTIGTAHDQGKTSGMLTIGALCQLNNLSPADVGTLSFRPPYVPVPFAALAGRERGPLSDPIRITPLHQWHVAAGAVFEDVGQWKRPWYFPKPGESMEDAVRRECVAARQGVAMMDASTLGKIDIQGPDAGVFLDRIYTNMFSTLPEGQCRYGVMCKADGIVFDDGVTTRLGKNHYLMTTTTGGAARVLAWLEEWLQTEWPELKVYCTSVTEHVATIALVGPKSRQLLQELVTDVDLSKEAFPFMHSREATIDGIPVRIARISFSGELAFEINVAWGYARHTWERLWSLGRRYDLTAYGTESMHVLRAEKGYIIVGQDTDGTQTPHDLNMSWVVSKKKEFIGKRSLQLPYLQATGRPQLVGLLPEDGDEVIPEGAYLTLLNAQPDEQGKTPHTGFVTSSYYSPMLGRAFALALVADGLNRMGEVVAVPIGKKLLRATICDAVFIDKENLRRD encoded by the coding sequence ATGAGCGAAGTTACATTCAGTTTTGATGACAAGCCTTATAAGGGGCATCATGGAGAACCCATGGCAGCAGCCTTGTTGCGCAGCGGCCTGCTGTCCATCACCAACAGCACCTACCATGGCCGTCCACGCGGTATCGTCGGATTGGGTGTTGAGGAACCCAATGCAATAGTCCAGCTGGTATCAGGTACCCAGGAATCGATGCTTCCGGCTACGGTGATTGAAGTGGCAGACGGGCTAGCTGCACGCAGCCTTACGGGCATCGGTGCACTGCCAGACCTTCCCGAAGAAGCCCGCTACGACAAGACCAACCGCTATGTGGATGCACTGGTGGTCGGGGCGGGTCTTGCCGGACTTAAAGCAGCGGATGAGCTCCTGCGAGAAGGCCATGAGGTGCTGCTGATCGACGACCAGCCGGGACCAGGCGGTCATCTCCGGCACCTTGGACTCGAATTACCCCCTGCCCTGCGGGATGTTCTCGCGCATAAAAACCTCACTTACCTGTGCCGGTGTACGGCAATTGGCCTGTACGACCAGAATTATATTGTGGCCATTGAGCGGCGAAGCGACCACCTGGGGAATGCCGCGCCGGATAGCCGTGCGCGCATCCGGGTCTGGCATATCCGCGCCGATCGGGTGGTGTTGGCACCAGGGGCGTTCCAGCGCCCGTTGATCTTTGCCAATAACGACCGTCCCGGCATTATGCTCTCCCATGCGGCAGCGACCTATGTTGCGGTACATGGCGTGCGGGTCTTTTCAACTGCCGTGGTGGCAACTGCAGACAACCAGGGTTATCGCGATGCGCTCAGGCTTCACCAGTCCGGCGTAGCAGTACAAGCCATCTATGATGCGCGACCCGGGGCCGGAGGTCCAAGTGTAGATGCAGCAAGGGCGGCGGGGATTCCTATCCGCTTCCGCACCACCGTGCTCGACACTGATTCCAATGCAGCAGGGACTTTTGACAGCGTCATTATCCGTGACCTCGATACGAACGAAACATTTCAGATAAAGGCCGACCTGCTGGCCGTATCCGGGGGCTGGACCCCGATCGTAGACCTGGCGACCCATATCGGCATCAAACCGAAGTGGAGTGCCGAACATGCGGCCTTCCTGGTCAGCCAGTCAACCGACCGGCTCCGAACTGCCGGCATGCTGGCCGGCGACTTCGGCGGCGACGATGATCCATTGGTATTCTTCGGTCCGGCGCTCGATGAGGAGCAGTCCAGGCATGCATACATCGACCTGCAGCGCGATGCAACGCTGCATGAGCTGCGCCGTGCCGTTGGGGCAGGATTGCACAGCATCGAGCACATCAAACGATACACTACCATAGGCACCGCCCACGACCAGGGTAAGACCAGCGGTATGCTCACCATCGGGGCACTTTGCCAACTAAACAATTTATCACCTGCTGATGTGGGGACCCTTTCCTTCCGGCCACCTTATGTGCCGGTGCCGTTCGCTGCGCTAGCCGGACGGGAACGCGGACCGCTATCCGATCCCATCCGCATCACCCCGCTGCATCAGTGGCATGTCGCAGCCGGGGCGGTATTCGAGGACGTGGGGCAATGGAAGCGACCCTGGTACTTCCCGAAACCCGGAGAGAGCATGGAAGATGCCGTTCGGCGGGAGTGCGTGGCAGCCAGGCAGGGTGTGGCCATGATGGACGCATCCACCCTTGGAAAGATTGATATCCAGGGTCCGGATGCCGGGGTTTTCCTCGACCGGATCTATACGAATATGTTCTCGACATTGCCGGAAGGGCAGTGCCGTTACGGCGTGATGTGCAAGGCAGACGGCATCGTGTTTGACGACGGTGTCACCACCCGGCTGGGTAAAAACCATTACCTGATGACCACCACTACCGGCGGTGCAGCCCGGGTGCTGGCCTGGCTGGAAGAGTGGCTGCAGACGGAGTGGCCTGAGCTGAAGGTCTATTGCACCTCGGTTACCGAGCATGTTGCGACTATCGCGCTGGTGGGTCCGAAAAGCAGGCAGCTCCTGCAGGAACTGGTCACAGATGTTGACCTCTCCAAAGAGGCGTTTCCCTTCATGCACAGCCGGGAGGCGACGATCGATGGTATACCGGTGCGCATTGCGCGCATCTCCTTTTCAGGGGAGCTGGCCTTCGAGATCAACGTGGCATGGGGCTATGCCCGCCATACCTGGGAACGATTGTGGTCGCTTGGACGTCGCTATGACCTGACGGCCTATGGCACAGAGAGCATGCACGTGCTGAGGGCGGAAAAGGGGTATATTATCGTTGGGCAGGATACCGACGGCACGCAAACGCCGCATGACCTCAACATGTCCTGGGTTGTTTCAAAAAAGAAGGAGTTCATCGGAAAGCGCTCCTTACAGCTACCCTACCTGCAGGCAACGGGAAGACCGCAGCTGGTTGGACTGCTGCCAGAGGACGGTGATGAAGTGATTCCGGAGGGCGCATACCTCACTTTACTAAACGCACAGCCCGATGAGCAGGGCAAGACGCCCCATACCGGTTTTGTGACCAGTTCCTACTATTCGCCGATGCTTGGGCGAGCGTTCGCACTGGCCCTGGTGGCCGATGGCCTGAACCGGATGGGTGAAGTGGTGGCCGTGCCGATTGGAAAAAAACTGCTGCGTGCCACCATCTGCGACGCTGTATTCATTGACAAGGAAAACCTTAGAAGAGACTAA
- a CDS encoding DUF1254 domain-containing protein yields MEKMNLLGLKRTSTIFVLTLLLFSACKTKGKNEAASSDALTPAEAREITRIAYTYAFPVIDNLRVQYAFFVDTSNPEYKAPYNQVFNIPRVFTPGDKVIQTPNSDTPYSWVGLDLRSEPLVFIIPPIEKERYWSLQLIDLYTHNFDYLGSRATGNGGGSFMIAGPGWNGETPKGITKVIRCETAIASAQFRTQLFNPSDLENVKKIQNQYIVKPLSAFIGQAPPAPAPAIDFMVPLTKVEQRTSLDIFKHLNFALQFCPTHPSEKELMAKFKKIGIGSGEVFDTSKFSPEIVQAMHAGIADAWKDFAKVMQATNEGKISPADAFGTREYLNGNYAYRMAAAVAGIYGNSKEEAIYPNYYLDADGHKLNGVNRYIMHFPPGQFPPANSFWSLTMYDSTDLLVANPINRYLLNSTMLSQFKRDKDGGLTLYIQHDAPEKTKTANWLPAPKGIFRMVLRLYWPKKEALDGTWKQPKVQKVVA; encoded by the coding sequence ATGGAAAAAATGAATTTATTGGGTTTGAAAAGGACCAGCACAATTTTCGTGCTTACACTTTTATTATTTTCTGCCTGCAAGACTAAAGGCAAAAACGAAGCGGCATCATCGGATGCCCTCACACCTGCAGAAGCAAGGGAGATCACACGGATTGCATATACCTATGCTTTTCCTGTTATTGATAACCTGCGCGTCCAGTACGCGTTTTTTGTGGATACATCCAATCCGGAATACAAAGCCCCGTACAACCAGGTATTTAATATACCCCGCGTTTTTACACCCGGGGATAAAGTAATCCAAACGCCTAATTCTGATACCCCGTATTCCTGGGTGGGGCTGGACCTGCGTTCAGAGCCGCTTGTTTTCATTATACCACCAATCGAAAAAGAAAGGTATTGGAGTCTTCAACTGATTGACCTGTACACCCATAATTTTGATTACCTGGGTAGCCGTGCGACAGGAAACGGCGGCGGAAGTTTTATGATTGCCGGCCCTGGCTGGAATGGCGAGACACCGAAGGGAATTACAAAAGTGATCCGGTGTGAAACAGCGATTGCTTCCGCGCAATTCAGGACCCAACTGTTTAACCCATCTGACCTCGAAAACGTAAAGAAAATTCAAAACCAGTATATCGTTAAACCACTCTCGGCTTTCATTGGACAAGCCCCGCCGGCACCCGCGCCAGCGATCGATTTTATGGTGCCGCTTACAAAAGTAGAACAGCGTACTTCATTGGATATTTTCAAGCACCTGAATTTTGCCCTGCAGTTCTGCCCGACGCATCCTTCTGAAAAAGAACTCATGGCAAAATTTAAAAAGATAGGCATAGGTAGCGGCGAGGTTTTCGATACCTCAAAATTTTCACCTGAAATTGTTCAGGCCATGCATGCAGGCATTGCAGATGCCTGGAAAGATTTTGCCAAAGTGATGCAGGCAACCAATGAGGGAAAAATTTCTCCTGCTGATGCTTTTGGAACAAGGGAATACCTCAATGGTAATTACGCGTACAGGATGGCAGCTGCGGTGGCCGGTATTTATGGTAACAGCAAGGAAGAGGCCATTTATCCAAATTACTACCTCGACGCAGATGGTCATAAACTGAATGGCGTCAACCGGTACATCATGCATTTTCCGCCCGGTCAATTTCCACCCGCTAATTCATTCTGGTCGTTGACCATGTATGACTCAACGGATCTGCTGGTTGCCAACCCGATCAATCGTTACCTGCTAAATTCTACCATGTTGTCGCAATTTAAACGGGATAAGGATGGCGGACTAACCTTGTACATTCAGCACGATGCGCCTGAAAAAACAAAAACAGCGAACTGGCTGCCGGCACCAAAAGGTATTTTCAGGATGGTGCTTAGGTTGTACTGGCCTAAAAAAGAAGCGCTGGACGGCACATGGAAGCAACCTAAAGTGCAAAAAGTTGTAGCTTGA
- a CDS encoding GMC oxidoreductase, which produces MPDPISLNLKSGDQHSYDAIVIGSGISGGWAAKELCDHGMKTLLLERGKNVVHKKDYPTSVKHPWEFEHRLQLTRKIVDENPVVSKCYAFDESAQHFFVKDKEHPYVQEKPFDWIRGYQVGGKSLMWGRETQRWSDFEFGGPDRDGFATDWPIRYKDLAPWYSHVEIFAGISGNRDGIENLPDGEFLQPWAFNCVEETMRDLFNAHYKERRMIVGRCAHLTELKEIHIKQGRGKCQARNICHRGCPFGGYFSSNSSTLPWAMATGNLTIQPDAVVHSIIYDEAKGKATGVRVIDAQTKETTEYFARIIFVNASCLNSNLILLNSTSRRFPGGLGNDHGILGRYLAFQNYRGMITADIDGPSDKYYYGRRPLAMLIPSFRNLRKQEMDFQRGYITFWAAGRNRAEAEGMGAGYKDAITEAGNWSAYMSMQGEVIPTAGNHVRLHPDLKDPWGIPQLVTSVDYTDNDEKMVKDFLQQSAEMLEVSGGKNIRLSDLKWSPGLDIHEMGGCRMGKDPKTSMLNGNNQLHACRNVFVTDGACMTSTGNQNPSLTYMALTARAASIAVDQLKKGEL; this is translated from the coding sequence ATGCCTGACCCCATCTCACTCAACCTGAAGTCTGGAGACCAGCACAGCTATGACGCCATCGTTATCGGCTCAGGCATTAGCGGGGGCTGGGCAGCTAAGGAACTCTGTGACCATGGTATGAAAACACTGTTGCTGGAGCGTGGAAAGAACGTCGTCCACAAGAAGGATTACCCCACATCGGTTAAGCATCCCTGGGAGTTCGAACACCGCCTGCAACTGACCAGGAAAATTGTGGACGAAAACCCCGTCGTCAGCAAATGCTATGCCTTCGATGAGAGCGCCCAGCATTTCTTCGTGAAGGACAAGGAGCACCCCTATGTCCAGGAAAAGCCCTTCGACTGGATCCGGGGTTACCAGGTGGGTGGGAAGTCGCTCATGTGGGGCCGTGAGACACAGCGCTGGAGTGATTTCGAGTTCGGGGGTCCGGACCGCGACGGCTTCGCGACCGACTGGCCCATCCGTTATAAAGACCTGGCGCCATGGTATAGCCACGTAGAAATATTTGCGGGCATCAGCGGCAACCGCGACGGCATAGAGAACCTTCCCGATGGGGAATTCCTGCAGCCCTGGGCCTTCAATTGCGTGGAAGAGACAATGCGCGATCTTTTCAACGCACACTATAAAGAGCGCCGCATGATCGTGGGCCGCTGCGCCCACCTGACCGAGCTGAAGGAGATTCACATTAAACAGGGCCGCGGAAAATGCCAGGCCCGCAATATCTGCCATCGGGGTTGTCCTTTCGGCGGCTATTTCAGTTCCAATTCCTCCACGCTGCCATGGGCTATGGCTACAGGCAACCTCACCATACAGCCCGATGCGGTCGTGCATTCCATCATCTACGATGAAGCGAAGGGAAAGGCTACAGGCGTGCGGGTGATCGACGCCCAAACTAAGGAAACAACCGAATATTTTGCCCGGATCATCTTCGTGAACGCGTCCTGCCTGAACAGCAACCTCATCCTGCTGAATTCCACCTCCCGCCGGTTCCCCGGCGGGTTGGGTAACGACCACGGTATACTTGGCCGCTACCTGGCTTTCCAGAACTATCGCGGTATGATCACCGCAGATATCGATGGACCTTCCGATAAATATTATTATGGTCGCCGCCCCCTGGCGATGCTGATTCCCAGTTTCCGTAACCTGCGCAAACAGGAAATGGACTTCCAGCGCGGCTACATCACGTTCTGGGCGGCCGGCCGAAACCGTGCCGAAGCTGAAGGAATGGGTGCCGGATACAAGGACGCGATTACGGAAGCAGGAAACTGGAGTGCCTATATGTCCATGCAGGGCGAGGTCATCCCCACCGCCGGGAATCATGTCCGCCTCCATCCCGACCTTAAGGATCCCTGGGGCATACCCCAGCTGGTAACGAGCGTTGATTATACAGATAACGATGAAAAAATGGTGAAGGACTTCCTTCAACAAAGCGCCGAAATGTTGGAAGTATCGGGAGGTAAGAACATCAGGCTAAGTGATTTAAAATGGTCCCCCGGCCTTGACATCCACGAGATGGGCGGCTGCCGCATGGGTAAGGACCCGAAGACATCTATGCTCAACGGCAACAACCAGCTACATGCCTGCCGCAACGTCTTCGTCACCGATGGCGCCTGCATGACTTCAACGGGCAACCAGAATCCTTCGCTCACCTACATGGCACTGACAGCACGGGCGGCCAGTATTGCCGTGGATCAACTCAAAAAGGGTGAATTGTGA